Genomic DNA from Desulfobaccales bacterium:
TCATGATATTACGCGCTTGTAGCATATATCTTCCTCTGTCAGGGGTATTTGTCCCTGCATGAATTCTGCCAACATGGAGGGAAACACGGTTAACAAGTCGCCGGCGATCATCCCCCGGGGACCGTAGCGGCTGACAAAATAATCGGCGGCCAGGCCGTGGAGATAGACACCCAGGCGGGCCGCATCCCAGGGAGTCAGGCCCTGGGCCAGGAATCCGCCGATGAGGCCGGTGAGCACATCTCCTGTGCCGCCGCTGGCCAGGGCTGGATTGCCCGTGGGGTTGAGGCTGACACGGCCATCTGCTGCCGCCACCAGGGTCTGGACCCCTTTGAGCACCAGGGTAATGCCGAATTTAGCCGCGGTTTCCCGGGCCAGATCCAGACGCCGGGCCTGCACTTCCGGGACGGACAACCCCAGCAACCGGGCCATCTCGCCGGGGTGAGGGGTGAGCAGCCGGGGGCCCGCGGCGTCTTTTAAACAAGAACTATCCGCGGCCAGGTTGTTGATGCCGTCGGCGTCGATGACCATGGCCTGGGGTAAGTCATGGGCCAGCCGGCAGACCAGTTCCCGGGTCTCCGGGTGGGTGCCCAGACCCGGCCCGATAGCCAGGGTAAAATTCTCCCCCAGGAAATCCCGGATCGGCCCCAAGGCCGTTTTTCCCAAGGCCCGGACGCCCACGGCCTCGGGCAGGGGCACGGTCATGGCTTCGGTGAGCTTCACCTCCATAATATCGTTGAGGCTGGCTGGAATCCCAAGGGTTACCAGCCCGGCCCCGGCCCGGAGTGCGGCCTCGGACGACAGGGTGGCAGCCCCGGTTTTGCCCTCAGAGCCCGCCAGAACCAGGAGATGTCCGAAGGTCCCTTTGTTGCTGCCGAAGGGCCGGGACGGTAAGAGCGCCCGCAGGTCCGAGGCCTCGGCCAGTTCCAGGTTCACGTCCCGGGCAAGATCCGGCGGAATGCTGATATCCACCTGCCAGAGGCGGCCCACATAATCCCGGCCCGGCGGCACGATTTGGCCCAGTTTGGGCCAGCCGTAGGTCACGGTGACGTGAGCTTTCAGGGCCACCCCCAGCACCTCGCCGGTATCGGCGGAAAGCCCGGTGGGGATATCCACCGCCAACACCGGCGCCCGCAGGTGATTGAGGCGCTCGATCAAATCGGCCATTAAGCCTTGGACCGGGGAGTTGAGGCCGGTGCCCAAAAGCGCGTCCACGATGAGGCCGGCTTTGGCCAGGCGATGGATGACGGGGTTTAAGTCGGCATCGGTGAGGACTTCTTCGACCATAACCCCCAGGTGAGCCAGAATATCCAGGTTAACCCGGGCATCGCCGCGCACCTGAGCCCGCTCCCCCAAAAGAAATACGGCCACCGGGAGGCCGGCATTGGCCAGGCAGCGGGCCACGACAAAGCCGTCGCCGCCGTTGTTGCCTCGTCCGGCCACCACCGCCACTTCCCCCTCAAGGGCAGGAAATTCCCGCCTAAGAATCTGGTAGGTGGTCCGCCCGGCATTTTCCATGAGGACCAGGGAAGGGATGCCAATATCCTGGATGGCCCGGCGGTCCAACTCCCGCATCTGGGATGCCGTCACGAGTTTCATGTTTTAACCTTGGCTTGAATTTTGGGTTTTAAGATAACACAGCGGTGGGGGTAAATCCAGGTTTGGGAGGTAGTTGTCAGCTTTCAGCCAATACAGGGAATTGCAGAAAATGGAGGTATGGAGAGGTGAAAAACTGCCTCGCAACAACCCGTATCTTCAATACAGTCGCTACGCCTAGACCATGCACAGGCGAGACGCCTGTGCCACCAATTCTGAGTAAGATGCACCTGGAGCGATTCATTTTTTTTCCTGGCTGAAAGCTGAAGGCTGACCGCTGATAGCTTCTTCATGAAAAGACGGCCCGGCGCGGGGGATAATCATGTTGACGCAGGGCTTTTGGATTGATAAATTTTACAGTGTAGAAATCGTCTGTTCAATATCAAGGCAACTGTGATCATCATCATCGATTATCATGCCGGCAACCTCACCAGCGTGGTCCGGTCTTTCAAGGCCCTGGGGGTGGAGGGCACGGTGACCCGGGACCCGGCGGTGGTGGCAATGGCGAGCCGCGTCGTTTTTCCAGGGGTCGGAGCGGCCGGCAAGGCTATGGCGACGCTTAAGGAATTGGGTCTGGATCAGGCCCTGCGCCAGAGTTTTGCCCGGGGCATTCCCATCCTGGGTATCTGTTTGGGGGCGCAAATCATCCTAGAGGCCAGTGACGAAAACGACACCACCTGCCTGGGCCTGCTGCCAGGCCGCACCCGGTTACTACCCAAAACCGAGAATCTGAAGATCCCCCACATGGGCTGGAACCGAGTGCGCTTTCTCAAGGATCACCCGGTATTTAAGAATTTACCGCAAGGCGCCGAATACTATTTTGTGCACAGCTACTATCCGAACCCGGCTCAGGCGAACATGGTTCTGGGCGTGACAGATCACGGCGGGGAATTTCCCAGCGCCATTGGTTGGCGCAACCTGGTGGCAACTCAGTTTCACCCGGAGAAAAGCGGCCGCTTTGGGCTACAGATCCTCGAAAACTTCCTGGCCTGGGACGGTTTAAGTGCTGAGTAAACGGATCATTCCCTGCCTGGACGTCCGGGATGGCCGGACCACCAAGGGCATAAAATTTAAGAACAATGTGGATATCGGCGATCCGGTGGCCATGGCCCGGCTCTACTATGAAGCCGGGGCCGATGAACTGGTGTTCTACGATATTACCGCTTCCAGTGACCGCCGCAACATCATGATCGATGTGGTGAGGCGTGTGGCCGCGGAGATCCTCATCCCCTTTTCGGTGGGGGGCGGTATCCGTAATTTGGGCGATATGCGGGACGTGCTCCTGGCCGGGGCCGAAAAGGTGAGCGTCAACAGCGCCGCCATTCTTGACCCCCCGCTGATTACCAAAGGGGCCGAGGCCTTCGGCAGCCAGTGCATTGTTTTAGGCATGGATGTAAAGAAGGTCACCCCCTCCCCTACCATCCCTTCGGGGTATGAAATGGTGATTCACGGCGGGCGCACCCCCATGGGGATCGATGCCCTCTGGTGGGCCCAGGAAGCGGTTCGGCTGGGGGCCGGGGAGATTTGCCTCAACTCCATCGATGCTGACGGCACCCAGGCGGGTTATGAGCTGACTCTCACCCGGATGATCTCGGAGGCCGTGCCCATTCCGGTGATAGCTTCAGGCGGCGCCGGCACTCCCGACCACCTCCGGGAGGTTCTCACTGAGGGACGGGCGGATGCGGCGCTCATTGCTTCCATGGTCCATTACGGCACCTATACTATTGCGGGCATTAAAGAGTATCTGAACCAGCACCATATCCCCGTTCGCCTGGTCTGGTAAGAGCCTTAACCTGACCCAAGAAGGATGCCATTGAAAGATCAGTTCGACAGGAACTTTGCTGAACAGCCGGAAGAGCTGCCAGAGATTCTAGAGCCCGAGATCGAAGCGGACCATGAAGAAGAAGCTGAAGCAGCTTTACCGATCCCCAGCGATCTCGACCTGGTGCAACGCTACATCAGGGAGGCCAACCGGTTTGCCCTGCTGACCCCGGAGGAGGAAAAAGCCCTCACCACTTTTTTCCATGAGAGCGGCGATAAGGAAACCGGCTCCCGGCTAATCACCAGTAACCTGAGGCTGGTGATCAAGATTGCCCTGGAGTTCCAGAAATACTGGATGAAAAACTTGCTGGACCTGATCCAGGAAGGCAACATCGGTCTCATGCACGCCATCAAGAAGTTCGACCCCTACCGGGGCATCAAGCTGTCCTATTATGCTTCCTTCTGGATTAAGGCGTACATCCTCAAGTTCATCATGGATAACTGGAAGCTGGTGAAGATCGGCACTACCCAGTCCCAGCGCAAACTTTTTTACAACTTGAAGCGGGAAAAAGAGAAGCTTCGGGCCCAGGGATTTGAGC
This window encodes:
- a CDS encoding RNA polymerase factor sigma-32, encoding MKDQFDRNFAEQPEELPEILEPEIEADHEEEAEAALPIPSDLDLVQRYIREANRFALLTPEEEKALTTFFHESGDKETGSRLITSNLRLVIKIALEFQKYWMKNLLDLIQEGNIGLMHAIKKFDPYRGIKLSYYASFWIKAYILKFIMDNWKLVKIGTTQSQRKLFYNLKREKEKLRAQGFEPGPKLLADALNVREEEVIEMDQRLGGWELSLDAPLKDGSDEYHKNFLPATDPHVEEVLAQAELKGMFRRKLEEFRHELNEKELDILDLRLLAEKPMTLQEIGARHHISRERVRQIEDRLIKRLRQHLKNEIADWEDYRTPIGD
- the hisH gene encoding imidazole glycerol phosphate synthase subunit HisH, translating into MIIIIDYHAGNLTSVVRSFKALGVEGTVTRDPAVVAMASRVVFPGVGAAGKAMATLKELGLDQALRQSFARGIPILGICLGAQIILEASDENDTTCLGLLPGRTRLLPKTENLKIPHMGWNRVRFLKDHPVFKNLPQGAEYYFVHSYYPNPAQANMVLGVTDHGGEFPSAIGWRNLVATQFHPEKSGRFGLQILENFLAWDGLSAE
- a CDS encoding NAD(P)H-hydrate dehydratase, coding for MKLVTASQMRELDRRAIQDIGIPSLVLMENAGRTTYQILRREFPALEGEVAVVAGRGNNGGDGFVVARCLANAGLPVAVFLLGERAQVRGDARVNLDILAHLGVMVEEVLTDADLNPVIHRLAKAGLIVDALLGTGLNSPVQGLMADLIERLNHLRAPVLAVDIPTGLSADTGEVLGVALKAHVTVTYGWPKLGQIVPPGRDYVGRLWQVDISIPPDLARDVNLELAEASDLRALLPSRPFGSNKGTFGHLLVLAGSEGKTGAATLSSEAALRAGAGLVTLGIPASLNDIMEVKLTEAMTVPLPEAVGVRALGKTALGPIRDFLGENFTLAIGPGLGTHPETRELVCRLAHDLPQAMVIDADGINNLAADSSCLKDAAGPRLLTPHPGEMARLLGLSVPEVQARRLDLARETAAKFGITLVLKGVQTLVAAADGRVSLNPTGNPALASGGTGDVLTGLIGGFLAQGLTPWDAARLGVYLHGLAADYFVSRYGPRGMIAGDLLTVFPSMLAEFMQGQIPLTEEDICYKRVIS
- the hisF gene encoding imidazole glycerol phosphate synthase subunit HisF, whose protein sequence is MLSKRIIPCLDVRDGRTTKGIKFKNNVDIGDPVAMARLYYEAGADELVFYDITASSDRRNIMIDVVRRVAAEILIPFSVGGGIRNLGDMRDVLLAGAEKVSVNSAAILDPPLITKGAEAFGSQCIVLGMDVKKVTPSPTIPSGYEMVIHGGRTPMGIDALWWAQEAVRLGAGEICLNSIDADGTQAGYELTLTRMISEAVPIPVIASGGAGTPDHLREVLTEGRADAALIASMVHYGTYTIAGIKEYLNQHHIPVRLVW